In Sphingomonas sp. R1, a single genomic region encodes these proteins:
- a CDS encoding trimeric intracellular cation channel family protein: MNSSVAFQIGPILPWLDLFGIAVFAATGALAATRHQQTIVTATFFALITGVGGGTVRDLLIGAPVFWVHDASVAALCLGMSAVVWITPQRWWSDRTFAWLDALGLAAYAAFGAAKALGYGIPPVPAAVMGVVTACVGGIIRDVLAGQPSILMRPELYVTAAALTASIYVVLNLLGWPPYAAGFIAAVAGFALRAAAIIWKLGLPAYRVDYDNQEE; encoded by the coding sequence ATGAACAGTTCGGTTGCCTTCCAGATCGGTCCCATCCTCCCCTGGCTCGATCTGTTCGGAATCGCGGTATTCGCCGCCACCGGCGCGCTGGCCGCGACCCGACACCAGCAGACGATCGTCACCGCCACCTTCTTCGCCCTGATCACCGGGGTGGGCGGCGGCACCGTGCGCGACCTGCTGATCGGCGCCCCGGTCTTCTGGGTGCATGATGCGAGCGTGGCGGCGCTTTGCCTAGGCATGTCGGCGGTCGTCTGGATCACCCCCCAGCGCTGGTGGAGCGACCGGACCTTCGCCTGGCTCGACGCGCTGGGGCTGGCCGCCTATGCCGCGTTCGGTGCGGCCAAGGCACTCGGCTATGGCATTCCGCCGGTACCGGCGGCGGTGATGGGCGTGGTGACCGCGTGCGTCGGCGGCATCATCCGGGATGTTCTGGCGGGGCAGCCGTCGATCCTGATGCGGCCCGAACTGTACGTGACGGCAGCGGCACTCACCGCATCCATCTATGTGGTGCTGAACCTGCTGGGCTGGCCGCCCTATGCCGCGGGGTTCATCGCAGCGGTTGCCGGCTTCGCGCTCCGCGCCGCCGCGATCATATGGAAACTTGGCCTTCCTGCCTATCGTGTCGATTACGATAATCAAGAAGAATGA
- a CDS encoding PEPxxWA-CTERM sorting domain-containing protein, whose amino-acid sequence MKKYMLLAAAGAAVLATAAPTQAKPYSFVITGSQTIKFVLDSSPTPPIVDPGNYFVLAGVNGTINNVATTFDLGFGSPSYFFNFGLINNVVGFSFVSTGVAMYTGSESAPTFKLGTFTLTPNTPEPDYTMTISAVPEPVSWAMLMAGFGGIGARMRRRRNVTVRVAYSG is encoded by the coding sequence ATGAAGAAGTACATGTTGTTGGCTGCAGCCGGCGCTGCAGTTCTCGCGACAGCGGCGCCGACGCAGGCAAAGCCCTATTCGTTCGTGATCACGGGCAGCCAGACGATCAAATTCGTTCTCGACTCGTCCCCGACGCCGCCAATCGTCGACCCGGGAAATTATTTCGTGCTCGCCGGCGTCAACGGCACGATCAATAACGTGGCCACCACCTTCGATCTCGGATTTGGCAGCCCGTCCTATTTCTTCAATTTCGGCCTGATCAACAATGTCGTCGGCTTCAGCTTCGTCTCGACGGGCGTGGCGATGTACACCGGCAGCGAATCTGCGCCCACGTTCAAGCTGGGCACGTTCACGCTGACTCCGAACACGCCCGAGCCCGACTACACCATGACGATCTCGGCAGTTCCCGAACCGGTGAGCTGGGCCATGCTCATGGCAGGCTTCGGCGGTATCGGCGCGCGCATGCGCCGCCGCCGGAACGTGACGGTGCGGGTCGCCTATAGCGGCTGA
- a CDS encoding YoaK family protein, producing the protein MQRTESPLIALAILLAALAGFVDALAFTSLGGFFASFMSGNSTRLGVGLGSGSAHDAAMAAALVMSFVAGVILSTILARARPHRHQPVVMATVTLLLLLAAVVATLLPGPCVLLLLAAAMGTENGVFHRDGEVTIGVTYMTGSLVKMGQKLAGALMGDADRFGWLRYLGLWFGFVCGVVIGAESQFRWGWNALWLAPIFAGVLTLLLVSMTRPQPTLTLMR; encoded by the coding sequence ATGCAACGTACCGAGTCTCCGCTGATCGCCCTTGCGATCCTTCTGGCGGCGCTCGCCGGCTTCGTCGATGCGCTCGCCTTCACCAGCCTGGGCGGCTTTTTCGCCTCGTTCATGAGCGGTAATTCCACCCGTCTCGGCGTCGGGCTGGGGAGTGGATCGGCGCACGATGCGGCGATGGCGGCCGCGCTGGTGATGAGCTTCGTCGCGGGCGTCATCCTCTCCACCATCCTGGCGCGCGCGCGGCCCCATCGCCACCAGCCGGTGGTGATGGCGACCGTCACCCTGCTTCTGTTGCTTGCCGCGGTCGTGGCGACGCTGCTGCCGGGGCCGTGCGTGCTGCTGCTGCTTGCCGCTGCGATGGGCACCGAAAATGGTGTGTTTCACCGCGACGGCGAAGTCACGATCGGCGTGACCTACATGACCGGGTCCCTGGTCAAGATGGGCCAGAAGCTGGCCGGAGCGCTGATGGGCGATGCGGATCGCTTCGGCTGGCTGCGCTATCTGGGGCTGTGGTTCGGCTTCGTCTGCGGCGTGGTCATCGGCGCCGAAAGCCAGTTCCGCTGGGGCTGGAATGCCTTGTGGCTGGCGCCGATCTTCGCAGGCGTGCTGACGTTGCTGCTCGTCAGCATGACGCGGCCGCAGCCGACCCTCACCCTGATGCGCTGA